The following are encoded in a window of Sphaerisporangium siamense genomic DNA:
- a CDS encoding response regulator, with the protein MTQTDETAGRSGREPIRVLIVDDHALIRRSLELALAAEPDIDVVGEASDGQEAVEIADRLLPDVVLMDVRMPRQGGIEATRVIKASVPSARIIMLTVSDEEEDLFEAIKAGATGYLLKDVQIDEVPDAVRGVHEGQSLINPAMAAKLISEFANMSRKEAERPPQLPVPRLTDREMEVLRLVAKGMNNREIAKELFISENTVKNHVRNILEKLQLHSRMEAVVYAVRERLLEIT; encoded by the coding sequence GTGACGCAGACCGACGAAACGGCCGGCCGCTCCGGGCGAGAGCCGATCCGCGTGCTGATCGTTGACGATCACGCGCTGATCCGGCGGAGCCTCGAACTGGCGCTGGCCGCGGAGCCGGACATCGATGTGGTGGGCGAGGCGAGCGATGGTCAGGAGGCGGTCGAGATCGCCGACCGCCTCCTGCCCGACGTCGTCCTGATGGACGTCCGCATGCCCCGTCAGGGCGGCATCGAGGCCACCAGAGTGATCAAGGCCTCGGTGCCGAGCGCGCGGATCATCATGCTGACCGTGAGCGACGAGGAGGAGGACCTCTTCGAGGCGATCAAGGCGGGGGCCACGGGCTACCTGCTGAAGGACGTCCAGATCGACGAGGTCCCCGACGCCGTGCGCGGTGTCCACGAGGGGCAGTCCCTGATCAACCCGGCGATGGCGGCCAAGCTGATCAGCGAGTTCGCCAACATGAGCCGCAAGGAGGCCGAACGTCCTCCGCAGCTTCCCGTCCCCCGGCTGACCGACCGCGAGATGGAGGTCCTGCGCCTGGTCGCCAAGGGCATGAACAACCGTGAGATCGCCAAGGAGCTGTTCATCTCCGAGAACACGGTGAAGAACCACGTCCGCAACATCCTGGAGAAGCTGCAGCTCCACTCCCGCATGGAGGCCGTGGTCTACGCCGTGCGCGAGCGCCTGCTGGAGATCACCTGA
- the hpf gene encoding ribosome hibernation-promoting factor, HPF/YfiA family, whose product MDIIVKGRHTSVSDRFRDHVTTKLARIERLDNKLIRVDVEVSKNANVRATEDRERVELTIHSKGPAIRAEASADDRFAALDIALGKLEGRLRRIADRRKVHHGNHCPPSVAALTSTLAETYEPLPEPLPAEPQAKERAEAAKGPREEEVFEEPIVPIEMDGDGPLVVREKFHKADPMTIDQALLEMELVGHDFYLFRDKESGHPSVVYRRVGYAYGVLRLVEQ is encoded by the coding sequence GTGGACATCATCGTCAAGGGACGGCACACCAGTGTGAGTGACCGGTTCCGCGATCATGTGACGACCAAGCTGGCCAGGATCGAACGACTGGACAACAAGCTGATCCGCGTCGACGTGGAGGTGTCCAAGAACGCGAACGTGCGGGCTACCGAGGATCGTGAACGGGTCGAGTTGACGATCCACTCCAAGGGTCCCGCCATCAGGGCCGAGGCGTCCGCCGACGACCGCTTCGCGGCGCTCGACATCGCGCTCGGCAAACTCGAGGGCCGGCTCCGGCGCATCGCCGACCGGCGCAAGGTCCACCACGGCAACCACTGCCCCCCGTCGGTGGCCGCCCTGACCTCCACCCTCGCCGAGACCTACGAACCGCTCCCCGAGCCGCTCCCCGCGGAGCCCCAGGCCAAGGAGCGGGCCGAGGCCGCCAAGGGCCCGCGCGAGGAGGAGGTCTTCGAAGAGCCCATCGTTCCCATCGAGATGGACGGTGACGGCCCCCTCGTCGTCCGCGAGAAGTTCCACAAGGCCGACCCGATGACCATCGACCAGGCACTGCTGGAGATGGAACTCGTCGGCCATGATTTCTACCTGTTCAGGGACAAGGAGAGCGGACATCCCAGCGTCGTGTACCGACGTGTCGGATACGCGTACGGAGTGTTGCGACTCGTGGAACAGTAG
- a CDS encoding winged helix-turn-helix domain-containing protein: MPSGLPVPVAELSADDARRAILRAQGFLGAESRRGGAAAVLRRLAAVQLDTISVLARSHELVAYARLGAVGRAKVERAYWHEPALAFEYWCHAACILPIDHWPLYEFRRKAYRERRFRWHEVPPTIGKVLDQVRDEGPLTTTELGGAKNGGPWWDWSDVKIAVEYLLDIGEVVCTRRVGWRRVYDVAERVVPPSLLQESLTDEECVTRLARVAGAALGVATRADLIDFLRLRGRHATMLDTALADGSAGLVPVKVAGWEAARGGAVSWADPAALESAPRGRHRTTPLSPFDSLVWDRPRTERVFGFTHRLEAYVPKDKRVHGYFTMPVLAGGRLIGRVDPAREGRTFVARQVGFEPGPGGRVRAGAAEAMAEALREAATWVGCDDIRVERVVPAEAALPLQSALLAGSL; the protein is encoded by the coding sequence ATGCCCAGTGGTCTCCCCGTTCCCGTGGCCGAACTGTCCGCCGACGACGCCCGGCGCGCCATCCTGCGCGCCCAGGGCTTCCTCGGCGCCGAGTCCCGCAGGGGCGGGGCCGCGGCGGTGCTGCGCCGCCTGGCCGCCGTCCAGCTCGACACGATCTCGGTGCTCGCCCGCTCCCACGAGCTGGTGGCGTACGCACGGCTGGGGGCGGTGGGCCGGGCCAAGGTCGAGCGGGCCTACTGGCACGAGCCCGCCCTGGCCTTCGAGTACTGGTGCCACGCGGCGTGCATCCTGCCCATCGACCACTGGCCGCTGTACGAGTTCCGCCGCAAGGCCTACCGCGAGCGGCGCTTCCGGTGGCACGAGGTGCCGCCCACCATCGGCAAGGTGCTCGACCAGGTCCGCGACGAGGGCCCGCTGACCACCACCGAGCTGGGCGGCGCCAAGAACGGCGGCCCCTGGTGGGACTGGTCCGACGTCAAGATCGCGGTGGAGTACCTGCTCGACATCGGCGAGGTCGTCTGCACCCGCCGCGTCGGCTGGCGCCGGGTCTACGACGTCGCCGAGCGCGTCGTGCCGCCGTCCCTGCTCCAGGAGTCGCTCACCGACGAGGAGTGCGTCACGCGGCTGGCCCGCGTCGCCGGGGCGGCGCTGGGCGTGGCGACCCGCGCCGACCTGATCGACTTCCTGCGGCTCAGGGGCCGGCACGCCACGATGCTCGACACGGCTCTGGCCGACGGCTCGGCGGGGCTGGTCCCGGTCAAGGTGGCCGGCTGGGAGGCCGCGCGGGGCGGGGCCGTCTCGTGGGCCGACCCGGCGGCGCTGGAGTCCGCGCCGCGGGGCCGCCACCGCACCACCCCGCTGTCCCCGTTCGACTCGCTGGTGTGGGACCGTCCCCGCACCGAGCGGGTGTTCGGCTTCACCCACCGCCTGGAGGCGTACGTGCCGAAGGACAAGCGGGTGCACGGCTACTTCACGATGCCGGTGCTCGCGGGGGGCCGCCTGATCGGCCGGGTCGACCCCGCGCGGGAGGGAAGGACGTTCGTGGCCCGCCAGGTCGGCTTCGAGCCGGGACCGGGCGGGCGGGTGCGGGCCGGCGCGGCCGAGGCCATGGCCGAGGCCCTGCGGGAGGCGGCCACCTGGGTGGGCTGCGACGACATCCGCGTGGAGCGCGTGGTGCCCGCCGAGGCCGCCCTGCCTCTCCAGTCGGCCCTACTGGCGGGTTCCCTCTGA